A single region of the Podospora pseudopauciseta strain CBS 411.78 chromosome 1, whole genome shotgun sequence genome encodes:
- the CBH1_2 gene encoding Exoglucanase 1 (EggNog:ENOG503NVUF; CAZy:GH7; COG:G), with protein sequence MYRSAAFLTFASLVLGQQVGTYTAERHPSMPIQVCTAPGQCTRESTEVVLDANWRWTHITNGYTNCYTGNEWNATACPDGATCAKNCAVDGADYSGTYGITTPSSGALRLQFVKKNDNGQNVGSRVYLMASSDKYKLFNLLNKEFTFDVDVSKLPCGLNGAVYFSEMLEDGGLKSFSGNKAGAKYGTGYCDSQCPQDIKFINGEANVEGWGGADGNSGTGKYGICCAEMDIWEANSDATAYTPHVCSVNEQTRCEGVDCGAGSDRYNSICDKDGCDFNSYRLGNREFYGPGKTVDTTRPFTIVTQFVTDDGTDSGNLKSIHRYYVQDGNVIPNSVTEVAGVDQTNFISEGFCEQQKSAFGDNNYFGQLGGMRAMGESLKKMVLVLSIWDDHAVNMNWLDSIFPNDADPEQPGVARGRCDPADGVPATIEAAHPDAYVIYSNIKFGAINSTFTAN encoded by the exons ATGTACCGCTCAGCAGCTTTCCTCACCTTTGCCAGCCTCGTGCTTGGACAACAAGTTGGCACCTACACAGCTGAGCGCCATCCTTCTATGCCTATCCAAGTGTGCACTGCACCGGGCCAATGTACAAGGGAGAGCACGGAGGTGGTCCTTGAC GCCAACTGGCGCTGGACACACATCACAAACGGCTACACCAACTGCTACACTGGCAACGAGTGGAACGCAACCGCCTGCCCAGACGGAGCCACCTGCGCGAAGAACTGCGCCGTCGACGGCGCCGACTACAGCGGCACCTACGGCATCACCACACCTTCGTCCGGAGCCCTGAGGCTCCAGTTTGTCAAGAAAAACGACAACGGCCAGAATGTCGGCTCCAGAGTCTACCTCATGGCCAGCTCGGACAAGTACAAGCtgttcaacctcctcaacaaggAATTCACCTTTGACGTGGACGTCTCCAAGCTCCCGTGTGGATTGAACGGCGCCGTGTACTTTAGCGAGATgctcgaggatggtgggCTCAAGTCTTTCAGCGGGAACAAGGCCGGTGCCAAGTATGGCACTGGGTATTGCGACTCTCAATGTCCACAGGATATCAAGTTTATCAATGGCGAG GCAAACGTCGAAGGCTGGGGCGGAGCCGACGGCAACTCAGGCACAGGCAAATACGGCATCTGCTGCGCGGAAATGGACATCTGGGAAGCAAACTCGGACGCGACAGCCTACACCCCGCACGTCTGCTCCGTCAACGAACAGACCCGCTGCGAGGGCGTCGACTGCGGCGCCGGCAGCGACAGGTACAACTCCATCTGCGACAAGGACGGCTGCGACTTCAACTCGTACCGCCTCGGCAACAGGGAGTTTTACGGCCCTGGCAAGACGGTCGACACGACCAGGCCCTTCACCATCGTCACCCAGTTTGTCACCGACGACGGGACCGACAGTGGCAACTTGAAGAGTATCCATCGGTATTACGTCCAGGATGGGAATGTGATTCCTAATTCTGTCACCGAGGTTGCGGGGGTGGACCAGACGAATTTTATCAGTGAGGGTTTCTGCGAGCAGCAGAAGAGTGCGTTTGGggataataattattttgGGCAgctgggggggatgagggctATGGGGGAGAgcttgaagaagatggtgttgGTTTTGAGTATTTGGGATGATCA TGCTGTGAACATGAACTGGCTCGACAGCATCTTCCCCAACGATGCTGACCCGGAGCAGCCAGGTGTTGCTCGCGGGAGATGCGATCCTGCTGATGGAGTGCCGGCGACGATTGAGGCTGCTCATCCGGATGCGTATGTTATTTACTCCAACATCAAATTTGGGGCTATCAACTCGACTTTCACTGCCAATTAG